In Vicinamibacterales bacterium, a single genomic region encodes these proteins:
- a CDS encoding ABC transporter ATP-binding protein: MIAVQNLVKRYGSFTAVDGVSLEVAPAQIHGFLGPNGAGKTTTIRMIAGLLKPTAGRILVNDHDLASEPERAKASLGFIPDRPFIYEKLTAGEFLRFHAGLYGLDEDLVGGRVTEMLELFELGRWQHELVESFSHGMKQRLVMAAAFLHRPRAVLVDEPMVGLDPRGARLIKDVFRKMAGRGVAILMSTHTLEVAQEMCDRISIILKGKIIAHGTVDEVRALAGDPNQHLTDVFLRLTGGSGLQEIDDVL; this comes from the coding sequence ATGATCGCGGTTCAGAATCTCGTCAAGCGCTACGGCAGCTTCACGGCCGTCGACGGCGTCAGCCTCGAGGTCGCGCCGGCGCAAATCCACGGCTTTCTCGGCCCCAACGGCGCCGGCAAGACGACGACGATCCGGATGATCGCGGGATTGCTGAAGCCGACGGCGGGGCGCATCCTGGTCAACGATCACGATCTGGCCAGCGAACCGGAGCGGGCGAAGGCCTCGCTCGGCTTCATCCCGGACCGGCCGTTCATCTACGAGAAGCTCACGGCCGGCGAATTCCTGCGCTTTCACGCGGGGCTGTACGGCCTCGACGAGGATCTGGTCGGCGGACGCGTGACCGAGATGCTCGAGCTGTTCGAGCTCGGACGGTGGCAGCACGAGCTGGTCGAGAGCTTCTCGCACGGGATGAAGCAGCGCCTGGTGATGGCGGCGGCCTTCCTGCACCGACCGCGCGCCGTGCTCGTCGACGAGCCGATGGTCGGTCTCGATCCGCGCGGTGCGCGTTTGATCAAGGACGTCTTCCGGAAAATGGCCGGCCGCGGCGTCGCCATCCTGATGAGCACGCACACGCTCGAGGTCGCGCAGGAGATGTGCGATCGCATCAGCATCATCCTGAAGGGGAAGATCATCGCGCACGGCACCGTCGACGAGGTGCGCGCGCTGGCCGGCGATCCCAACCAGCATCTGACCGACGTCTTCCTGCGTCTCACCGGCGGCAGCGGCCTGCAGGAAATCGATGACGTGCTCTGA